Below is a window of Cytobacillus firmus DNA.
CATACAGTGAATCATTTATATCAGCATCAAGGACATCCTGATTCCGCGTCGCCATGTCCACTGACAATCCTGCATCCATTTTCAGGCCGGGCATCACTGAATTGAGTCCAAGCGATAAAAAGTTCAGTAATTTCGAAGGCTGCTGAACTAAACCTAAACATGGGGATGACAAAATCACTCCAGCGAGATTCATTCTTTCTTCCTGCAGCAAGCGAATGGCAATCAGTCCGCCCATGCTGTGTCCCAAAAGAAAAACCGGCAATTCAAATTCATAGGCAGCCTGTACCCAATCTTTAACTTCAATGATATATTCATCGAAGGAATCAATATGGCCCCTTCTGGATCTTGTAGTCATTCCCTGGCCGGGAAGATCTCCCATAATGACATGGAAACCGGCCAAGCGCCACATTTCAATCAGCCAGCCATAACGGCGGTGATGCTCCATTGCCCCATGAACCATGACAATAACGCCTTTTGCCTCTCCTTCAGTTTCCCACTTCCACATAGTCAATCCTCCCTGCCTTTTTACGTACGATCTTATGTAAATATATTATAGCCTAGATGCAAAAATTGTTCATGAATCAGCCCCTTAAAAAACTCTTTTACCAAAATAACGTTTATGATGCCTCATATGATAAAATCAAAATAATCCAACTAATACAGGAGTGTTTACAGATGATCTATCCATATAAAGATAAAGAACCTAAAATTGCAGAATCCGCATTTATTGCAGATTTCACTACCATTACCGGAGATGTTGAAATTGGGGAGGATTCCAGTATCTGGTTCAACTCCGTCATACGCGGGGATGTAGCACCAACTATCATCGGCAGGAAGGTTAATATCCAGGACAATTCCGTCCTGCATCAGAGCCCGAATAACCCGCTTATACTGGAAGACGAAGTAACAGTAGGCCATCAGGTAATCCTTCATAGCTGCATTATCCGCAAGAAAGCTCTAATTGGAATGGGCTCGATTGTCTTAGATCAGGCAGAAATCGGGGAGGGAGCATTTATTGGGGCAGGCAGCCTTGTTCCGCAGGGAAAGAAAATTCCGCCCAATACGCTTGCATTCGGCAGGCCTGCAAAAGTGATCCGTGAGCTGACACCGGAAGATATTAAAGATATGGAACGGATCAGCAGGGAATACGCTGAAAAAGGCCAATACTATAAGTCTTTGCAGAAAAAGCGGAAATAACTCTCCAGCCTTAATAGAATGAGAAATAGGCCGATATTAAATATAAGGCAATAGCTATTGGCGGGTGAAGGAATTGAAGATTTATATCGGGGCAATTGTCCTATTCTTATTATTAATTGTGATATTTAGAAAAACCATAATAAAAACGGCACCCATGTTTTTAATTGTCTTCATCCTTGTTTCTGCAGCATTTGTTTATGACAATCTTGCAGGAAGCAAGCCTCCATCTGCCGTGAACAAAATAAAATCCTGGCTTTCTGAACCAGCTGAGAAAGCCACTGCTTTTCTTGGAAACAGCACGGCTGTAATTAAGATCAAGGAAAAAATAATTATTGATGCACCCGCAATCAATCAGTTTCCTGAGCTCCCCAGGGGATGCGAAGTCACGAGCTTATCCATGCTCCTGCAGCATGCAGGGATCAAGGCTGATAAAATGACACTTGCTAAAGAAATAAAGAAAAACCCTGAGCCTTATCGTATAGAAAACGGAAAAATCTATTTCGGACACCCGAATGAAGGCTTCATAGGCGATATGTACTCCTTTGATAATCCTGGTCTGGGTGTTTATCATAAACCCGTAAAAGAGCTTGCGGAAAAGTACATGCCCGGCTCCATTGAAGACCTTACCGGATCCGATTTTGAAGACTTAAAGATTCATTTGTCAGATGGCAGACCTGTATGGATAATTATCAACACAGCCTATAAACAGCTGTCTGATGACTTTTTTCAGACCTGGCATACTCCGAGCGGAAAAATTCAGATCACCTATAAAGAGCATTCAGTCCTGATAACGGGCTATGACCAGAAATACATGTACTTCAACGACCCGCTCACAGGCGAAAAAAATAAAAAAGCACCCATACCCGATTTTGAAAAAGCATGGGTGCAGATGGGAAAGCAGGCTATTACCTATGTCCCATAAGAAAAGCGGAAGCGCCTTGCCCACGAAGGAACGCAGACTAAGACCGCCACGTCCTGTGGCAACGTCTGCATGACCCGCATCCCGCGGGCCTCAAGCACAAGACGAACCTTCCGGAAAGGCGTCCTTTGCCTTTTTGGGAGGGGTGCCCGAAATGTGGAGGCGACTGCCCAGGGACGACAGGCATAAGACGGTTCCTGTAAGAAGGCGTTTTTCCTTCTGAAAGGAAACGACTTATGACCCCGAGTCACTAGGAGCCGCAACTAGACAAGCTTGTGACCTCGAGGGGGTAGGCGCTGGAGCTAGACAATTATCTAAATTAAGAAATTTATACATTCTTATACCTAAAAGCGTCCACCAGGGTATTCCTGATGGACGCTTTTGATTAGCCTTTAAGAGGCTGCAAATCTTTATCTAACAAGTATTCTTTTTCAAAGGAGTATTTTTTCTCCACATATACCTGATGCCAAACCATGAACATCAGAACTGTCCAGATTTTGCGGCTGTTGTCCGCTTTATCCTGACAATGGTCTTCAAGCAGCTGCAATACATAGTCTTTATTAATCAGATGCTCTGTATTGCTTTCACGGATGATATTCTTCGCCCACTCATTCATTTCGTCCTTCAGCCAGTGGCGGATTGGCACAGGGAACCCAAGCTTTTTGCGGTTCAGCACATGATCCGGAACGACTCCTTCGGCAGCTTTGCGAAGAATATACTTCGTAGTGCCATTTGCCGTTTTCAGGCTGGTCGGTATTTTAGAAGCCACTTCAAAAACTTCTTTATCAAGAAACGGAACACGAAGCTCGAGAGAATGAGCCATCGTCATTTTGTCCGCCTTTAATAAAATATCTCCTCGCATCCATGTATGAATGTCGATATACTGCATGCGATCAACCGGATCATAGCCGCGGCTTTCTTCATATAATGGTTTCGTGATATCTGTATAATTTAAATTGTCTTTATATACATGAAGCAGACTGCGCTTCTCTTGTTCTGTAAACATTTTTGCGTTTCCGATGTAGCGCTCTTCCATTGGCGTAACACCGCGTTCAATAAAGCTTTTTCCCTTCATACCCTCAGGCATCATGCTTGCAATCATACGGAGAAGCTTTTTGCCGATGGCAGGAATTTTATTGAAGACTTCAAGGGATTGTGGTTCACGGTAAATATTATAGCCGCCAAACAGCTCATCGGCTCCTTCACCCGAAAGAACGACGGTTACGTGCTTACGGGCTTCTCTTGCCACAAAATAAAGCGGCACACATGCCGGGTCGGCAAGCGGATCGTCCATGTGCCACATGATTCTTGGAATTTCATTCATGTATTCCTCAGG
It encodes the following:
- a CDS encoding alpha/beta hydrolase, translated to MWKWETEGEAKGVIVMVHGAMEHHRRYGWLIEMWRLAGFHVIMGDLPGQGMTTRSRRGHIDSFDEYIIEVKDWVQAAYEFELPVFLLGHSMGGLIAIRLLQEERMNLAGVILSSPCLGLVQQPSKLLNFLSLGLNSVMPGLKMDAGLSVDMATRNQDVLDADINDSLYVTKVSVRWYRELVYAIKLAFENLDNIQDVPLLVVQGGDDKIVNKTTVREWFNLAPFSEKRFKEWPKCYHEVFNEPEREEVFEYAKDFVNSQLKALGYVV
- a CDS encoding gamma carbonic anhydrase, whose amino-acid sequence is MIYPYKDKEPKIAESAFIADFTTITGDVEIGEDSSIWFNSVIRGDVAPTIIGRKVNIQDNSVLHQSPNNPLILEDEVTVGHQVILHSCIIRKKALIGMGSIVLDQAEIGEGAFIGAGSLVPQGKKIPPNTLAFGRPAKVIRELTPEDIKDMERISREYAEKGQYYKSLQKKRK
- a CDS encoding C39 family peptidase — encoded protein: MKIYIGAIVLFLLLIVIFRKTIIKTAPMFLIVFILVSAAFVYDNLAGSKPPSAVNKIKSWLSEPAEKATAFLGNSTAVIKIKEKIIIDAPAINQFPELPRGCEVTSLSMLLQHAGIKADKMTLAKEIKKNPEPYRIENGKIYFGHPNEGFIGDMYSFDNPGLGVYHKPVKELAEKYMPGSIEDLTGSDFEDLKIHLSDGRPVWIIINTAYKQLSDDFFQTWHTPSGKIQITYKEHSVLITGYDQKYMYFNDPLTGEKNKKAPIPDFEKAWVQMGKQAITYVP
- the asnB gene encoding asparagine synthase (glutamine-hydrolyzing) produces the protein MCGFIGCVHEKAQNYRDADKEQFQNMNDIITHRGPDDSGYYFDDHIQFGFRRLSIIDIESGHQPLTYENERYWIIFNGEIYNYVELREELLKAGLSFETSSDTEVIIALYSHMKEKAVEKLRGMFAFVIWDKQEQSLYGARDPFGIKPFFYYDKGDRTFFGSEKKSILLALQNDVLNYDSLQHFLTYQFVPEPNTMSEGIHKLEPGHYFTKKIGAPMDIKRYWKAAFHPVQKSEADFTKEIRDVLFDSVKMHMRADVPVGSFLSGGIDSSIIASIAKEFHPAIKTFSVGFERNGFSEVDVAKETAEKLGVENISYIITPEEYMNEIPRIMWHMDDPLADPACVPLYFVAREARKHVTVVLSGEGADELFGGYNIYREPQSLEVFNKIPAIGKKLLRMIASMMPEGMKGKSFIERGVTPMEERYIGNAKMFTEQEKRSLLHVYKDNLNYTDITKPLYEESRGYDPVDRMQYIDIHTWMRGDILLKADKMTMAHSLELRVPFLDKEVFEVASKIPTSLKTANGTTKYILRKAAEGVVPDHVLNRKKLGFPVPIRHWLKDEMNEWAKNIIRESNTEHLINKDYVLQLLEDHCQDKADNSRKIWTVLMFMVWHQVYVEKKYSFEKEYLLDKDLQPLKG